A region from the Danaus plexippus chromosome 26, MEX_DaPlex, whole genome shotgun sequence genome encodes:
- the LOC116774442 gene encoding uncharacterized protein LOC116774442 isoform X1 has protein sequence MFCEDVCLGATRGIDKLRAISDELSEKVVEQLTGNQELVMITDLERESNDYQYKKCVKDRISDIASWQWVLEDLSKRLQEAIDALKYEHNALRVVVDRVQKEIKENSNDGSQRGALCPLTDDVEDSIIQEYEYLRDQKKYFENLIEELYKKTSGIERIKIIIDRDISNKKQALRIEESSLNNFFTDGIPASNQNKKRGSPIKQWEKRCSRLKRSGLKALCNAVVTRKQVRAARMKLSISAQAFSLKVDAILRRRLHTNKIKLQDLNWQREEAARDYDSLQEELTCTEMAIIETMNQKKLVESRLANRSHRPTGELTKDDVNRTLREEQVKLRKTLKDLRNNIDRIVTLQNKLGKAVANIDCCANDLIHVISLDEERIRSRQGEPKQSESITTTSNTHSSDVSQPRQSSGQLAVIQEEDENDYPFDF, from the exons atgttttgtgaaGATGTTTGTTTGGGTGCCACGAGGGGGATAGACAAGTTGAGAGCAATTAGTGATGAGCTCAGTGAGAAAGTGGTGGAGCAGTTAACTGGAAACCAGGAACTGGTGATGATTACTGACTTAGAGCGCGAATCGAATGACtaccaatataaaaaatgtgtgaaGGATCG AATATCCGATATAGCGTCGTGGCAGTGGGTACTAGAAGATCTATCAAAACGGCTGCAAGAAGCGATTGACGCTTTAAAATACGAACATAACGCACTGAGGGTAGTTGTCGATCGAgtacaaaaagaaattaaggaAAACTCAAACGATGGATCTCAAAGAGGAGCGCTATGTCCTTTGACTGATGATGTTGAAGACTCAATAATTCAa GAATACGAATATCTTCGTgatcagaaaaaatattttgaaaatctaATTGAGGAGTTGTATAAAAAGACATCTGGGATCGAAcgtataaagataataatagatagagatataagcaataaaaaacaagCGTTGAGGATAGAAGAATCGAgtcttaacaatttttttactgaCGGTATACCTGCCTCTAATCAAAATAAGAAACG AGGATCGCCGATAAAGCAATGGGAAAAAAGATGTTCCCGTCTAAAAAGGTCAGGATTAAAAGCGCTTTGCAATGCTGTAGTTACTAGAAAACAG GTTCGGGCAGCCAGAATGAAATTGTCTATATCGGCTCAAGCGTTTTCTTTAAAAGTCGACGCCATTCTGAGAAGAAGGCTGcacactaataaaattaaacttcaagACCTCAATTGGCAGAGAGAAGAG GCCGCAAGAGATTACGATTCCTTGCAAGAAGAACTCACATGCACGGAAATGGCGATCATAGAAACGATGAATCAGAAAAAGTTAGTTGAATCAAGGTTAGCTAATCGCTCACACAGACCCACAGGAGAATTGACCAAAGACGACGTCAACAGAACATTGAGGGAGGAACAAGTTAAATTAAGGAAGACTTTAAAAGATTtgagaaataatattgatagaaTTGT tACACTACAGAACAAACTAGGTAAAGCTGTCGCTAATATAGATTGCTGTGCGAACGATTTGATACACGTGATAAGTTTGGATGAAGAAAGGATTCGAAGTCGTCAAGGAGAGCCAAAACAGTCTGAGTCTATAACAACCACTAGCAACACTCATTCTTCAGACGTCTCCCAACCAAGACAATCCTCTGGACAATTGGCTGTCATCCAAGAAGAAGATGAAAATGATTATCCCTTCGATTTCTGA
- the LOC133319668 gene encoding pickpocket protein 28-like has translation MIPYRTNRTLEWQHSFSKFITTSPLEWDLDGGYPKVFPPKPGMLPYRVMASGEVNGLDIELYLNTSEHQFECDGNNIGFNVLIGSPAEHVYKSTILRLPMDKMTTVEVSAITYKTDNSLRALSPEQRQCFFQNERELKYYKFYTDTNCKLDLRIKKTIKQCNCVLFHWPRKHISDRICSTREDYKCVSDVKAKVGEQLIFAYYADSEEQRNTHETATSCYPACNDVLYSTQVYYSDLMKDTHHKYHWGIFKGERTSINIHFYTDMFLGQHRHAQYDDFYFAGAIGGLLSLFLGFSIISVAEIVYFVILKPIHNTLKDIYNQN, from the exons atgattcccTACAGGACAAACAGAACATTAGAGTGGCAACACTCGTTTTcgaaatttataacaacatcTCCCCTGGAATGGGATTTAGATGGTGGATATCCTAAAGTTTTTCCACCAAAACCTGGCATGCTCCCATACAGAGTCATGGCCTCCGGTGAAGTTAACGGTTTGGATATTGAACTCTATCTAAATACGAGTGAACATCAATTTGAATGCGATGGAAATAACATCGGCTTCAAT gtTTTGATAGGATCACCAGCGGAACACGTCTACAAGAGTACAATTCTTCGGCTACCCATGGATAAAATGACCACAGTTGAGGTTTCGGCAATCACCTACAAAACTGATAATTCCTTAAGAGCACTCTCACCAGAACAAAGACAATGTTTCTTCCAAAATGAAAGAGAActcaaatattacaaattctaCACGGACACAAATTGCAAATTAGATTTGAGAATCAAGAAAACTATTAAACAATGCAATTGCGTTCTGTTCCATTGGCCAA GAAAACATATTTCGGACAGAATATGTTCAACAAGAGAAGATTATAAATGTGTTTCCGATGTCAAAG CGAAAGTTGGCGAACAACTGATCTTCGCGTACTATGCTGACAGCGAGGAGCAGCGTAATACTCATGAGACAGCAACATCATGCTATCCAGCTTGTAATGACGTACTTTATTCCACCCAGGTCTATTATTCTGATCTCATGAAAGATACCCACCATAAGTACCATTGGGGTATTTTTAA AGGAGAGCGAACGAGCATCAACATCCATTTCTACACGGACATGTTTTTAGGTCAACACCGTCACGCTCAATACGATGATTTCTATTTCGctg gTGCCATTGGTGGACTGCTAAGCCTCTTCCTTGGATTTAGTATAATAAGTGTGGctgaaatagtttattttgtgatattaaaaccGATCCACAAcactttaaaagatatatacaaTCAAAACTAA
- the LOC133319705 gene encoding uncharacterized protein LOC133319705: MVLSISICAMNIIQLVSKWTSTPFVNVIDSLPTPIWAVPFPSVVLCPHLHMKSSYANVTNLKNTERFFASLVCPQMNPESKFELNRPLTVAENIKLQDFIIKASPTCTEIVKVCHWRSEYEIETLKIDCCEKLLKPIFTDYGLCYTFNGLPLNGI, from the exons ATGGTTCTCAGTATCAGTATCTGCGCGATGAATATCATCCAACTGGTCTCCAAGTGGACCTCCACGCCGTTCGTCAACGTCATCGACTCGTTGCCAACACCAATTTGGGCCGTTCCCTTCCCTAGTGTAGTACTGTGCCCACATTTACACATGAAATCTTCGTATGCTAACGTAACTAACTTGAAAAA TACTGAACGTTTCTTCGCTTCCTTAGTTTGTCCACAAATGAATCCGGAATCAAAATTCGAGTTAAACCGACCCTTGACAGTAGCAGAAAACATTAAACTGCAAGACTTCATCATAaag GCTTCTCCGACTTGCACGGAAATCGTGAAAGTATGTCACTGGCGGTCAGAATATGAGattgaaacattgaaaatagACTGTTGTGAAAAATTGCTGAAACCTATCTTCACGGACTATGGTCTTTGTTACACATTCAATGGCCTGCCGTTAAATGGAAT TTGA
- the LOC116774471 gene encoding uncharacterized protein LOC116774471 — protein MMSPLAKALCCMIFLSLVCKSFSIHCYYCNSANNTACLDVKQYDDEVRSRIIPIVHCESAIPSPVAMNFFCRKIVQTIYHTYRESEVRVTRGCGWVPHHKECYKDDNSDHLGTVCQCFQDLCNSGDTVDPTTATTLFIAFSICLYFLR, from the exons ATGATGTCACCGTTAGCTAAAGCCCTTTGCTGTATGATTTTTCTATCGCTGGTCTGTAAAT CGTTCAGCATCCATTGCTATTACTGCAACAGTGCCAACAACACAGCCTGCTTGGATGTTAAGCAATATGATGATGAAGTGCGCTCGAGGATTATACCCATCGTTCACTGCGAGTCCGCCATACCGAGCCCGGTTGCTATGAATTTTTTCTGCAGAAAGATCGTTCAGACGA TATATCACACTTATCGCGAATCGGAGGTTCGTGTGACTCGCGGTTGCGGCTGGGTTCCTCATCACAAGGAGTGTTACAAGGACGACAACAGCGATCACCTGGGCACCGTCTGCCAATGCTTCCAAGACCTGTGCAACAGTGGCGACACCGTGGACCCTACCACCGCCACCACATTATTCATAGCCTTCTCTATTTGCTTGTATTTCTTGCGCTGA
- the LOC116774442 gene encoding uncharacterized protein LOC116774442 isoform X2: MFCEDVCLGATRGIDKLRAISDELSEKVVEQLTGNQELVMITDLERESNDYQYKKCVKDRISDIASWQWVLEDLSKRLQEAIDALKYEHNALRVVVDRVQKEIKENSNDGSQRGALCPLTDDVEDSIIQRIADKAMGKKMFPSKKVRAARMKLSISAQAFSLKVDAILRRRLHTNKIKLQDLNWQREEAARDYDSLQEELTCTEMAIIETMNQKKLVESRLANRSHRPTGELTKDDVNRTLREEQVKLRKTLKDLRNNIDRIVTLQNKLGKAVANIDCCANDLIHVISLDEERIRSRQGEPKQSESITTTSNTHSSDVSQPRQSSGQLAVIQEEDENDYPFDF, translated from the exons atgttttgtgaaGATGTTTGTTTGGGTGCCACGAGGGGGATAGACAAGTTGAGAGCAATTAGTGATGAGCTCAGTGAGAAAGTGGTGGAGCAGTTAACTGGAAACCAGGAACTGGTGATGATTACTGACTTAGAGCGCGAATCGAATGACtaccaatataaaaaatgtgtgaaGGATCG AATATCCGATATAGCGTCGTGGCAGTGGGTACTAGAAGATCTATCAAAACGGCTGCAAGAAGCGATTGACGCTTTAAAATACGAACATAACGCACTGAGGGTAGTTGTCGATCGAgtacaaaaagaaattaaggaAAACTCAAACGATGGATCTCAAAGAGGAGCGCTATGTCCTTTGACTGATGATGTTGAAGACTCAATAATTCAa AGGATCGCCGATAAAGCAATGGGAAAAAAGATGTTCCCGTCTAAAAAG GTTCGGGCAGCCAGAATGAAATTGTCTATATCGGCTCAAGCGTTTTCTTTAAAAGTCGACGCCATTCTGAGAAGAAGGCTGcacactaataaaattaaacttcaagACCTCAATTGGCAGAGAGAAGAG GCCGCAAGAGATTACGATTCCTTGCAAGAAGAACTCACATGCACGGAAATGGCGATCATAGAAACGATGAATCAGAAAAAGTTAGTTGAATCAAGGTTAGCTAATCGCTCACACAGACCCACAGGAGAATTGACCAAAGACGACGTCAACAGAACATTGAGGGAGGAACAAGTTAAATTAAGGAAGACTTTAAAAGATTtgagaaataatattgatagaaTTGT tACACTACAGAACAAACTAGGTAAAGCTGTCGCTAATATAGATTGCTGTGCGAACGATTTGATACACGTGATAAGTTTGGATGAAGAAAGGATTCGAAGTCGTCAAGGAGAGCCAAAACAGTCTGAGTCTATAACAACCACTAGCAACACTCATTCTTCAGACGTCTCCCAACCAAGACAATCCTCTGGACAATTGGCTGTCATCCAAGAAGAAGATGAAAATGATTATCCCTTCGATTTCTGA
- the LOC116774443 gene encoding uncharacterized protein LOC116774443 — MKTGLLYGIVANSKTRMRCVFCGVYIPKATKCIEEHTNGTKHKENIEQMAENGISFNHYDDQLYCKPCNINLGEEESVPSHLECDTHANWMAAMDDLIEGEFINVDAYLAGESEDVYCEVCNCKITCVLSNIEEHVNDILHRSNVAEKLKPSNGIFPTEKDDELWCKVCNQPIENTARSLLSHIDDNFVHVMWLMEMQDLIETHEISVQDYLKCKEEKNAYCNRCQVEIPCNIQSIKDHIANGEH, encoded by the coding sequence ATGAAAACTGGACTTCTTTATGGAATCGTTGCAAACTCAAAAACTCGGATGCGTTGTGTATTTTGTGGGGTTTATATACCGAAGGCCACGAAATGCATCGAAGAGCACACAAATGGCACGAAACATAAAGAGAATATAGAACAAATGGCTGAGAATGGGATAAGTTTCAACCATTACGATGATCAGTTGTACTGCAAGCCATGTAACATTAATTTGGGGGAAGAAGAGTCAGTACCATCACATCTTGAATGCGACACCCACGCAAATTGGATGGCCGCTATGGACGACTTGATAGAAGGTGAGTTCATCAATGTAGATGCTTATCTGGCTGGCGAGAGCGAAGACGTCTATTGCGAGGTCTGTAATTGCAAGATCACTTGTGTGCTCAGTAATATTGAAGAACATGTAAATGATATACTCCACCGCAGCAACGTAGCTGAGAAACTCAAACCATCAAATGGCATATTTCCCACCGAGAAAGACGATGAACTGTGGTGCAAGGTATGCAACCAGCCCATAGAGAATACAGCAAGAAGCCTACTCTCGCACATTGATGATAACTTTGTTCACGTCATGTGGCTCATGGAGATGCAGGATCTTATCGAAACCCATGAAATATCAGTACAAGATTATCTTAAATGTAAAGAGGAGAAAAATGCATATTGCAACAGATGCCAGGTTGAGATCCCTTGCAATATCCAAAGCATCAAAGATCACATTGCAAATGGTgaacattga
- the LOC116774351 gene encoding CAPA peptides, producing the protein MQSIAVVSLCLFFFTSVVSSSYHTSAKLRRDGVLNLYPFPRVGRASHTWQLPIKEKLPSPSVLDPESTKRQLYAFPRVGRDMPLEDLYHYIKRQSFEPQSKEVGMWFGPRLGRAYHGDDIEMTDNEAERGEQLEQNVSEREKRNAKEI; encoded by the exons ATGCAGTCCATAGCCGTTGTATCTCTCTGCCTCTTCTTCTTCACCTCAGTAGTCTCAAGCTCCTATC atacaAGTGCCAAATTGCGTCGTGATGGGGTTCTCAATCTATATCCATTTCCAAGGGTTGGCCGCGCCAGTCACACTTGGCAGTTGCCAATCAAGGAAAAACTGCCCA GTCCATCAGTTTTAGACCCGGAGTCCACGAAACGTCAGCTGTACGCATTCCCTAGGGTCGGTCGAGACATGCCCTTAGAAGATCTTTATCATTACATAAAACGACAGAGCTTTGAACCTCAAAGTAAGGAAGTTGGGATGTGGTTTGGCCCACGGCTGGGGAGAGCTTACCATGGCGATGACATTG aaatgACGGACAATGAGGCTGAAAGGGGCGAACAATTGGAGCAAAACGTCTCCGAGCGCGAGAAAAGAAACgccaaagaaatttaa